A region from the Alnus glutinosa chromosome 5, dhAlnGlut1.1, whole genome shotgun sequence genome encodes:
- the LOC133868487 gene encoding BURP domain protein USPL1-like gives MALIRFVSLVLLSHLLLLTCDHGYGVTKMSESTGLMEDPKLGIVCTINDLHVGKTITFQVPTKDPSSLPHFLPREEADSIPFSVEEFPNLLQLFSISQNSPQAKAIKRTLEDCESKPPIKQVKFCATSLESMVDSVRAFFGSESPFKALGTTSLTKSNYTFLDVKEVSTSKTMVLVCHNTPYPYAVFYCHDLGDTKVFEISLGGHQNGETAAAFFVCHMDTSGFAPDNMVFRLLGIKQGTSPVCHYVFPQDLLWVPY, from the exons ATGGCTCTCATCAGATTTGTTTCTTTAGTTCTCTTATCTCATCTTTTGCTCTTGACG TGTGACCATGGCTATGGAGTAACGAAGATGTCTGAATCAACAGGTCTGATGGAGGATCCGAAACTAGGAATCGTCTGTACCATAAATGATCTACATGTTGGGAAAACAATTACATTCCAAGTCCCAACCAAAGACCCCTCTTCTTTACCTCACTTCTTGCCTAGAGAAGAGGCTGATTCCATTCCTTTCTCAGTGGAAGAATTCCCAAATCTCCTCCAACTCTTCTCAATCTCTCAAAATTCTCCCCAAGCCAAGGCAATCAAGAGGACACTCGAAGATTGTGAATCTAAGCCGCCCATTAAACAAGTGAAGTTTTGTGCTACCTCCTTAGAATCCATGGTTGATTCTGTGCGGGCCTTTTTTGGATCAGAATCCCCTTTCAAAGCTCTAGGCACAACCAgcctcacaaaatcaaattacacttTCTTAGATGTTAAAGAGGTGTCAACTTCAAAGACCATGGTATTGGTATGTCATAACACGCCTTACCCTTATGCAGTCTTTTACTGCCATGACCTGGGTGACACCAAGGTTTTCGAGATTTCACTAGGTGGTCATCAGAATGGTGAAACAGCGGCAGCTTTTTTTGTTTGCCACATGGACACATCCGGCTTTGCACCCGACAACATGGTGTTTCGCCTTCTCGGCATCAAGCAAGGAACATCTCCTGTGTGCCACTACGTCTTTCCACAAGATCTTCTTTGGGTTCCATACTAA